In the genome of Staphylococcus durrellii, one region contains:
- a CDS encoding DUF2316 family protein, with product MTLNKEQRRITSEELIAHFQQSSLTEEDLAQQMNLSIAQIEKVLNMDASNGFFADKLQTFIHLVWNIRDAIDNDIKDHGEIPRGYTYLQGEKEDYWFLQ from the coding sequence ATGACTTTAAATAAAGAACAAAGACGTATTACAAGTGAAGAATTAATTGCGCATTTCCAACAATCTTCACTAACTGAAGAAGATTTAGCCCAACAAATGAATTTATCGATAGCGCAAATCGAGAAGGTATTGAATATGGATGCATCTAATGGATTTTTTGCAGATAAATTGCAGACATTTATACACTTAGTGTGGAATATTCGTGATGCTATCGATAATGATATAAAAGATCATGGTGAAATCCCAAGAGGTTATACTTATTTACAAGGTGAAAAAGAAGACTATTGGTTCTTACAATAA
- a CDS encoding xylulokinase encodes MNKIKSEDLSIGIELGSTRIKTIAIDNKMNVIASGSFQWQNNFIDGFWTYSANDIWVGLQKSYGVMAQNLLDKTGVTLTQINSIGISAMMHGYLAFDKYDDLLVPFRTWRNGNTKEAAQKLTKYFNFNIPERWSIAHIYQAILDNEAHVNQIEFITTLSGYIHWYLTGEKVLGLGDASGMFPIDINSKNYRLDLLNKTRDLFKSNGSDLLIEKLLPQVKLAGDNAGYLTDTGAKLLDPTGNLESGCIMCPPEGDAGTGMVATNTVRANTGNISAGTSAFAMIVLDDELKNYYSQVDVVTTPDGKEVAMIHVNNCTSDINDWMDLFAEVLETMGVKFSSEKMYGQIFEASLNSDDDLGGLLSYNYISGENITDIDVGYPLFIRLPNNQFNLANFMKMNLYSAFSTLKIGMDLLQTNENIKLDKLIAHGGIFKTKKIAQQVLSSVLQESITVMETASEGGAWGISILAHYASLDEQITLEQFLNERVFINNQEVTVEPTQKEVRNFQNYLKRIKDGLPIEKDANQYLGEDKDVRATQTRSL; translated from the coding sequence TTGAATAAAATAAAGAGTGAAGATCTTTCAATAGGCATAGAATTAGGCTCAACAAGGATAAAAACGATAGCGATTGATAACAAAATGAATGTTATAGCCTCAGGTAGTTTTCAATGGCAAAATAATTTTATAGATGGATTTTGGACATACTCTGCGAATGATATATGGGTAGGATTACAAAAAAGTTATGGCGTAATGGCACAAAATTTACTTGATAAAACTGGCGTTACATTAACACAAATTAATTCTATTGGTATAAGTGCAATGATGCATGGTTATTTAGCTTTTGATAAGTATGATGATTTACTTGTACCATTTAGAACATGGCGTAATGGTAATACAAAAGAAGCTGCCCAAAAACTGACAAAATATTTTAACTTTAACATTCCTGAAAGATGGAGTATTGCACATATTTATCAGGCAATTTTAGACAACGAAGCGCATGTTAATCAAATTGAATTTATTACTACGTTATCAGGATATATACATTGGTATTTAACAGGAGAGAAAGTTTTAGGGTTAGGCGATGCTTCCGGCATGTTCCCAATAGACATTAATAGTAAAAATTATCGGTTAGACTTATTGAATAAAACACGTGATTTGTTTAAATCAAATGGTAGTGATTTATTAATTGAAAAGTTATTGCCTCAAGTTAAATTGGCAGGTGATAATGCTGGATATTTAACTGATACAGGAGCCAAGTTATTAGATCCAACTGGCAATCTTGAGTCTGGTTGTATTATGTGTCCTCCTGAAGGAGATGCTGGTACTGGCATGGTAGCAACAAATACGGTTAGAGCAAATACTGGAAATATATCTGCTGGAACTAGTGCGTTTGCGATGATAGTTTTAGATGATGAGTTGAAAAATTACTACTCGCAAGTTGACGTTGTTACTACACCTGATGGAAAAGAAGTTGCAATGATTCATGTTAATAATTGTACATCTGATATTAATGACTGGATGGATTTATTTGCTGAAGTATTGGAAACTATGGGGGTTAAATTTTCATCTGAAAAGATGTACGGACAAATATTTGAGGCGTCATTAAATAGTGATGACGATTTAGGTGGCTTATTATCTTATAACTATATTTCTGGTGAAAATATTACCGATATTGATGTCGGTTACCCACTGTTTATTAGGCTACCTAACAATCAATTTAACTTAGCTAATTTTATGAAAATGAATTTATATAGTGCTTTTAGTACATTGAAAATTGGTATGGATTTATTACAGACTAATGAAAATATTAAATTAGATAAATTAATAGCACATGGTGGCATTTTTAAAACTAAGAAAATAGCTCAACAAGTATTGTCTTCAGTACTACAAGAAAGTATCACTGTAATGGAAACAGCAAGCGAAGGCGGTGCATGGGGAATCAGTATTTTAGCACACTATGCGTCATTAGATGAGCAAATAACTTTAGAACAATTTCTAAATGAAAGAGTGTTTATAAATAATCAAGAAGTGACAGTAGAACCGACTCAAAAAGAAGTACGAAATTTTCAAAATTATTTAAAGAGAATTAAAGATGGTTTGCCTATCGAGAAGGATGCTAATCAGTATTTAGGAGAGGATAAGGATGTTAGAGCAACTCAAACAAGAAGTTTATAA
- a CDS encoding sugar porter family MFS transporter — translation MKLNSKVSNRFIYFFGAFGGILFGYDIGVMTGALPFLKEDWNIDNGMIIGLITSSVMLGAIFGGILAGRVSDKLGRRKMILISAIIFIIGSILSGVAPHDGSYFLIISRIILGIAVGASSALVPAYMSEMAPAKYRGQLSGINQTMIVSGMLISYIVDYFLRELPIEIGWRLMLSIAAIPALILYLGVLKLPESPRFLIKKGKFEEAKIVLTHIRNNQEVEKEYNEIKNTIQLENKTLTNHSLATLFNGKYKYLVVAGLGVAAFQQFQGANAIFYYIPLIVEQATGKTASSALMWPIIQGVILVLGSLLFIAIADKFKRRTLLMIGGFVMGLSFILPAIIHIFAPSTSPILIVVFLSIYVAFYSFTWAPLTWVIVGEIFPLAIRGLASGAASSLNWVGSFLVGLLFPIMTAYFSQQLVFAIFGIICLVGVLFVKICLPESKGRTLEEIEKLGELKGKSKDQEQAIDRKEITQLK, via the coding sequence ATGAAATTAAATAGTAAAGTTTCGAATCGATTTATTTATTTCTTTGGAGCATTCGGGGGGATCCTTTTCGGTTATGATATAGGGGTTATGACTGGCGCATTACCATTTTTGAAAGAAGATTGGAATATAGATAATGGAATGATTATTGGCTTAATTACGTCCTCAGTTATGTTAGGTGCTATATTTGGAGGTATATTAGCTGGCAGGGTATCAGACAAATTAGGGCGCAGAAAAATGATTTTAATTTCAGCTATTATTTTTATAATAGGTTCTATTTTATCTGGCGTAGCGCCTCATGACGGTAGTTATTTCTTAATTATATCAAGAATAATATTAGGTATTGCGGTTGGTGCATCTTCTGCTCTTGTACCTGCTTATATGTCAGAAATGGCGCCTGCTAAATATCGTGGTCAGTTGTCAGGCATTAATCAGACTATGATAGTCTCAGGAATGCTCATTTCATATATTGTAGATTATTTTCTCAGAGAATTACCTATAGAAATTGGTTGGAGATTAATGCTTAGCATCGCAGCTATACCAGCATTGATTTTATACCTAGGTGTATTAAAATTACCTGAATCACCACGATTTTTAATTAAAAAAGGAAAATTTGAAGAAGCTAAAATAGTTTTAACACATATTAGAAATAATCAAGAAGTTGAAAAGGAATACAATGAAATCAAAAATACGATTCAATTAGAGAATAAAACTTTAACGAATCATTCACTTGCGACGTTATTTAATGGAAAATATAAATATTTGGTAGTTGCAGGTTTAGGGGTAGCAGCTTTCCAACAATTTCAAGGCGCGAATGCAATATTTTATTATATTCCGTTAATTGTCGAACAGGCAACCGGAAAAACTGCAAGTTCAGCTTTAATGTGGCCGATTATTCAAGGGGTAATATTAGTCTTAGGTTCATTACTATTTATAGCAATTGCCGATAAATTTAAAAGAAGAACATTATTAATGATCGGTGGCTTTGTTATGGGATTATCGTTTATATTACCAGCCATCATTCACATTTTTGCACCTTCGACTAGTCCAATTTTAATAGTTGTATTTTTAAGTATATATGTAGCATTTTACTCTTTTACTTGGGCACCATTAACTTGGGTCATTGTTGGTGAAATATTCCCGTTAGCGATTAGAGGGCTGGCATCTGGCGCAGCTTCATCACTAAATTGGGTAGGCTCTTTCTTAGTAGGATTATTATTCCCAATAATGACCGCATATTTTTCTCAACAATTAGTATTTGCTATATTCGGAATTATTTGTTTAGTAGGCGTATTGTTTGTGAAAATATGCTTACCTGAATCAAAAGGACGAACTTTAGAAGAAATCGAAAAACTTGGAGAGTTAAAAGGTAAATCTAAAGACCAAGAACAAGCTATTGATAGAAAAGAAATTACACAATTAAAATAA
- the araA gene encoding L-arabinose isomerase: MKQSKIFWFVVGSQELYGDEALAQVKHNAETIVETLNNTADLDFEIKLQEKLAISANVIKNIMKEANYRDDVVGVITWMHTFSPAKTWIRGTQLIQKPLLHLATQFNKEIPWSDIDMDYMNLHQSAHGDREYGFINRRLNKNNEVVFGHWEDTLVQQRINEWMHVANTYNESFNLKVARFGDNMRNVAVTEGDKIEAQIKFGWTVDYFGIGDLVEYVNKVSAKEVNELFEKYKEAYDFDYRDYSKDEFEKSVIEQIKYEIAMKQFLDEGGYTAFTTNFEDLHGMKQLPGLAVQRLNEQGYGFAGEGDWKTAALDRLLKITTQNKATGFMEDYTYDMREGYTHVLGSHMLEVDPTLASTKPKIVVNPLGIGGKDDPARLVFDGKQGEGVMVTMVDLGTHYKFIVNEINAKAVDESAPNLPVARILWDVKPSFEQGIRRWIEAGGGHHSVLSLELTIPQITSLFKLFNAEYELIQ; the protein is encoded by the coding sequence ATGAAACAATCAAAAATATTTTGGTTTGTAGTTGGATCACAAGAATTATATGGGGATGAGGCATTAGCACAAGTAAAACATAATGCTGAAACCATAGTAGAAACATTGAATAATACTGCTGATTTAGATTTTGAAATCAAGTTGCAAGAAAAATTAGCGATATCTGCGAATGTTATTAAAAATATAATGAAAGAAGCTAATTATAGAGATGATGTCGTTGGTGTAATTACATGGATGCACACTTTTTCTCCTGCTAAAACCTGGATTAGAGGAACGCAGTTAATACAAAAACCATTATTACACTTAGCAACTCAGTTTAATAAAGAAATTCCATGGTCAGATATTGATATGGATTATATGAACTTGCACCAGTCAGCTCATGGAGATAGAGAATATGGTTTTATTAACAGACGCTTGAATAAAAATAATGAAGTAGTCTTTGGGCATTGGGAAGATACATTAGTTCAACAACGAATCAATGAATGGATGCATGTTGCTAACACTTATAATGAAAGCTTTAACTTAAAAGTAGCTAGATTTGGAGATAATATGCGTAACGTTGCAGTAACCGAAGGGGATAAGATAGAAGCACAAATTAAATTTGGTTGGACTGTTGATTATTTCGGTATTGGAGATTTAGTGGAATATGTAAATAAAGTTTCAGCAAAAGAAGTTAATGAGTTATTTGAAAAATATAAAGAAGCTTATGATTTTGATTATAGAGATTACAGTAAAGACGAATTTGAAAAGTCGGTTATAGAGCAAATTAAATATGAGATAGCTATGAAACAATTTTTAGATGAGGGTGGTTACACTGCATTCACCACTAATTTTGAAGATTTACATGGTATGAAGCAACTTCCTGGTTTAGCGGTGCAAAGACTAAACGAACAAGGCTATGGCTTTGCAGGTGAAGGCGATTGGAAGACGGCAGCTTTAGATCGATTGTTAAAAATCACAACACAAAATAAAGCTACTGGTTTTATGGAAGACTACACATATGATATGAGGGAGGGTTACACACATGTTTTAGGTTCTCATATGTTAGAGGTAGACCCAACATTAGCTAGCACAAAGCCTAAAATTGTAGTTAATCCTTTAGGTATAGGTGGGAAAGATGACCCAGCAAGACTTGTTTTTGACGGCAAACAAGGCGAAGGCGTTATGGTGACGATGGTAGATTTAGGTACACATTACAAATTCATCGTTAATGAAATTAATGCCAAAGCTGTAGATGAATCAGCACCAAATTTACCAGTCGCTCGAATTTTATGGGATGTAAAGCCTTCTTTTGAACAAGGGATTAGAAGATGGATAGAAGCAGGAGGCGGTCACCATTCTGTGCTTTCACTAGAATTAACAATTCCACAGATTACATCATTATTTAAATTATTTAACGCTGAATATGAATTAATACAATAA
- a CDS encoding TetR/AcrR family transcriptional regulator, translating into MSKKKDDLLEVAERLFYENGFNGVGLKQIITEANVATMTLYNHFNSKEQLIEEVLKQREQRYWHYLDENVKIQESEPFIAAVKGHCKWLNDYSYTGDMFMRAIEDYTDADNQIESIARGHKQRLLNYLENLAIESGFKNGHDLAIRYTILMEGTTSMTTLIGVDEAAKHAIYVANLFIDEAI; encoded by the coding sequence ATGTCTAAGAAAAAAGATGATTTATTAGAAGTTGCTGAAAGGTTATTTTATGAAAATGGCTTTAATGGCGTGGGTTTGAAACAAATAATTACAGAGGCTAATGTTGCTACAATGACGTTATATAATCATTTTAACTCTAAAGAGCAATTAATCGAAGAGGTATTAAAACAACGTGAGCAACGTTATTGGCATTATTTGGATGAAAATGTAAAAATACAAGAATCTGAACCATTTATCGCTGCAGTTAAGGGACATTGCAAATGGTTGAATGATTACTCGTATACGGGTGATATGTTCATGCGTGCGATAGAGGATTATACTGATGCCGATAACCAAATTGAATCTATTGCTAGAGGTCATAAGCAGCGTTTACTCAATTATTTAGAAAATCTTGCTATCGAGTCAGGATTTAAAAATGGTCATGATTTAGCTATTCGTTATACGATATTGATGGAAGGCACTACGTCTATGACCACTTTAATAGGCGTAGATGAAGCTGCGAAGCATGCAATATATGTAGCTAATTTATTTATTGATGAGGCTATCTAA
- a CDS encoding L-ribulose-5-phosphate 4-epimerase — protein sequence MLEQLKQEVYKANLELPKRGLIKYTWGNASAFDTEQQLFVIKPSGIDYDKMKADDMVVCNLNCEVVEGNLKPSSDMPTHAALYKKFNDIGSIVHTHSPWATTWSQSGLDVPAMGTTHADTFYGSIPCARFLDVDEINRDYEYETGKVIIETFEKRELNHWEVPAVLLHGHAPFVWGKNCENAVMNAVVLEEVCKMNIFTRQLNPFAETLPQSILDKHYERKHGVNAYYGQN from the coding sequence ATGTTAGAGCAACTCAAACAAGAAGTTTATAAAGCTAATTTAGAGTTACCTAAACGAGGGTTGATTAAATATACATGGGGTAACGCCAGTGCATTTGATACAGAACAACAACTATTTGTCATCAAACCAAGTGGGATAGATTACGACAAAATGAAAGCTGATGATATGGTCGTCTGTAATTTGAATTGTGAAGTAGTCGAAGGAAACCTTAAACCATCATCTGATATGCCTACGCATGCTGCTTTATATAAAAAATTTAATGATATTGGGAGCATTGTACATACACATTCTCCTTGGGCAACTACTTGGTCTCAATCTGGGCTAGATGTACCGGCTATGGGAACCACACATGCAGATACATTTTATGGTTCGATTCCATGTGCCAGATTTTTAGATGTCGATGAAATAAATAGAGATTACGAATATGAAACTGGAAAAGTCATTATAGAAACTTTTGAAAAGCGTGAATTAAACCATTGGGAAGTACCTGCCGTATTATTACATGGTCATGCACCTTTTGTTTGGGGAAAGAATTGTGAAAATGCCGTGATGAATGCAGTGGTTTTAGAAGAAGTATGCAAAATGAATATTTTTACTAGACAACTAAATCCATTTGCTGAGACTTTACCGCAATCAATTTTAGATAAACATTACGAAAGAAAACATGGCGTAAATGCTTATTATGGTCAAAATTAG
- a CDS encoding MFS transporter, with product MKFSKLVLPGIAMIATTYGLGRFSFGLFLPNISRDMHISASTAGLISSLFYLSYCFTIIYSTLRTNKIGPKNMIMLSGLSVFMGLILISTSSNSLMLSLGVIFAGASTGLVSPPYGYTISLWIKWPEQGKANTWINSGTSFGLMFTGFTAMVIFLDWRMTYLIYSGIALIVLIWNFYAIPALNKNIKIDTGSLNIRDINTSKKIIFASTVLGFSTAPFWTFSKSFIENTNNYSNTELSIFWILIGILGVVGGISGRIIDKRGLRFAYVLGVTLLSLASIILVFTSKIWLIPFIASSLFGASYIFLTGVLLVWGVTIFVKNASLGIGIPFLMLAVGQVIGSMVAGTLIDHLNYAMTFMVHGLVGFSAVMMYPKVEVKPSLIEKGQEYTQMQQENKEVIEQELNN from the coding sequence ATGAAATTCTCTAAATTAGTGTTACCTGGCATAGCAATGATAGCAACGACGTATGGTTTGGGACGGTTTAGCTTTGGTCTGTTCTTACCTAACATCTCTCGTGATATGCATATAAGTGCATCAACTGCGGGGTTAATATCTTCGTTATTCTATCTGTCGTATTGTTTTACGATAATTTATTCTACTTTACGTACTAATAAAATTGGACCTAAAAATATGATAATGTTATCTGGTTTAAGTGTATTTATGGGATTAATATTAATTAGCACTTCGTCTAACAGCTTAATGCTTTCTCTAGGCGTCATATTTGCTGGTGCAAGTACGGGATTAGTTTCTCCGCCATATGGTTACACGATTTCATTATGGATTAAGTGGCCAGAACAAGGTAAGGCAAATACTTGGATAAATTCAGGTACAAGTTTTGGCTTAATGTTCACAGGATTTACTGCAATGGTCATCTTTTTAGACTGGAGGATGACATACCTTATATACAGTGGTATTGCTTTAATTGTTTTAATTTGGAATTTTTATGCCATTCCTGCTTTGAATAAAAACATCAAAATTGATACAGGGTCATTAAATATTAGGGATATTAATACGAGTAAAAAAATAATTTTTGCCTCAACGGTATTAGGATTTTCCACAGCTCCGTTTTGGACCTTTTCGAAATCTTTTATAGAAAATACAAATAATTATTCGAATACTGAATTATCAATATTTTGGATTTTAATAGGAATATTAGGTGTGGTTGGCGGCATTTCAGGTCGCATTATCGATAAACGCGGATTACGTTTTGCTTATGTATTAGGCGTTACTCTATTATCTTTAGCTTCGATAATATTAGTGTTTACTTCTAAAATATGGTTAATACCATTTATCGCTTCTTCGCTTTTCGGTGCTAGCTATATCTTTCTGACAGGCGTGTTGTTAGTTTGGGGAGTGACAATATTTGTGAAAAATGCTTCGTTAGGTATCGGTATTCCGTTTTTAATGTTAGCTGTTGGGCAAGTCATAGGCTCAATGGTTGCGGGAACATTAATAGATCATTTAAACTACGCTATGACATTTATGGTACACGGTTTAGTAGGTTTTAGTGCAGTAATGATGTATCCAAAAGTTGAAGTGAAACCTAGCCTAATAGAAAAAGGGCAAGAATATACGCAAATGCAACAAGAAAATAAAGAAGTTATTGAACAAGAGTTAAATAATTGA
- a CDS encoding GntR family transcriptional regulator, whose amino-acid sequence MNKPKYQIVADEIKEKIINKNYYIGMLLPTEKQFQDRYNLSRYTIRQAMDLLVSEGYIKKKKGSGSYVSNKYLSAKQDKSLKKIGVIVTYLSEYIFPNIIRGIEKELKSQGYSLILASTNNNHEDEKQCLQMMLNQGVSGLIVEPTKSNVYNPNLSYYPLFKQRDIPILMINANYEELNLPYIAIDDVKSGYLATQYLIDKGHEKIALITKIDDNQGKLRMKGYFNAFEKNNKLFKGENIYTYNTESRQKVIEQIVEHISNNKINITALVCYNDEIAYDIIHYLRQCNLKIPQDISIVGEDNSILSRLKELNLSSTAHPQELLGTKAANLIIEAIEKNNELKSELIDTYIIERSSVKDIKKI is encoded by the coding sequence ATGAATAAGCCAAAATATCAAATTGTAGCAGACGAAATTAAGGAAAAAATTATTAATAAAAATTATTATATTGGGATGCTCTTACCTACAGAAAAACAATTTCAAGACCGATATAATCTAAGTCGCTATACGATCAGACAAGCAATGGATTTGCTAGTTTCTGAAGGTTATATTAAAAAGAAAAAAGGATCAGGCTCCTATGTGAGTAATAAATATTTAAGTGCTAAACAAGATAAAAGTTTGAAAAAAATCGGTGTGATCGTAACATATTTATCTGAATACATATTTCCAAATATCATTAGAGGTATTGAAAAAGAATTAAAAAGCCAAGGCTATTCTTTAATATTGGCTAGCACAAATAATAATCATGAAGATGAAAAGCAATGTTTACAAATGATGTTAAATCAAGGCGTTTCAGGCCTAATAGTTGAACCCACTAAAAGCAATGTCTATAACCCTAATTTATCTTATTATCCTTTATTTAAACAACGAGATATTCCAATTTTAATGATAAACGCTAATTATGAAGAGTTAAATTTACCCTATATAGCTATAGATGATGTGAAATCAGGTTATTTGGCAACACAATATCTTATCGATAAAGGTCACGAAAAAATAGCATTAATTACAAAAATTGACGACAATCAAGGCAAACTTAGAATGAAGGGATATTTTAATGCATTCGAAAAAAATAATAAATTATTCAAGGGTGAAAATATATATACATACAACACTGAAAGTCGACAAAAAGTTATAGAACAAATTGTTGAACATATAAGTAATAATAAAATTAATATCACTGCTTTAGTGTGCTATAACGATGAAATAGCATATGATATTATTCACTATTTGAGACAATGCAATTTAAAAATACCACAAGATATTTCAATAGTTGGCGAAGATAATTCTATTTTAAGTAGATTAAAAGAATTGAATTTATCGTCTACTGCCCATCCACAAGAATTATTAGGTACTAAAGCGGCTAATTTAATTATTGAAGCAATTGAAAAGAACAATGAGCTTAAGTCAGAATTAATTGATACGTATATAATTGAAAGAAGTTCAGTCAAAGATATAAAAAAAATTTAA
- a CDS encoding DUF3100 domain-containing protein, translating to MKNEDKLWKDWRLHLLVLVIMVISEVIGPHKIPLGFSSILLLPVVYAVILGLVAYFSPIVKKKQAKNSEPLVFISVALLIAKFGVEAGPALPKIISAGPALILQEIGNLGTILISLPLAVLLGLRRESIGMTHSIGREPNLALITEKFGISSPEWRGVMSMYIFGTIFGAIFFSIFAGLIISILPLSPLAYAMATGVGSGVMTAAALGPLVEMYPHQSSTITAFSGVSNLLTSVTGLYMGILIALPLTQKYYASIMKVKNKFSNNKE from the coding sequence ATGAAAAACGAAGATAAATTGTGGAAAGATTGGCGTTTACACCTTTTAGTACTAGTTATTATGGTTATTTCAGAAGTTATAGGTCCACATAAAATACCATTAGGTTTTTCTTCTATATTATTGCTACCCGTTGTTTATGCTGTAATACTAGGATTAGTTGCTTATTTCTCCCCCATTGTGAAGAAAAAGCAAGCTAAAAATTCAGAGCCTTTAGTATTTATATCTGTAGCATTATTAATTGCGAAATTTGGCGTCGAAGCAGGGCCAGCCTTACCCAAAATAATTTCTGCCGGACCTGCATTAATCTTACAGGAGATAGGAAATCTTGGAACAATCCTTATCTCATTACCATTAGCTGTTTTATTAGGCTTAAGACGTGAATCAATCGGAATGACGCATTCCATTGGTCGCGAACCTAATTTAGCTTTAATAACAGAAAAATTTGGTATTAGTTCTCCTGAATGGCGTGGCGTTATGTCTATGTATATATTCGGCACTATTTTTGGAGCGATATTCTTCAGTATATTTGCAGGTTTAATTATTTCAATTTTACCTTTAAGCCCTTTGGCTTATGCAATGGCGACAGGTGTAGGGAGTGGCGTAATGACCGCCGCAGCATTAGGCCCTTTAGTAGAAATGTATCCGCATCAATCTAGCACAATTACTGCCTTTTCAGGAGTGAGTAATTTGCTCACATCGGTAACAGGTCTTTATATGGGTATATTAATCGCGCTACCTTTAACTCAAAAGTACTACGCTAGTATTATGAAAGTGAAAAATAAATTTAGTAACAACAAGGAGTGA
- a CDS encoding alpha/beta hydrolase family protein, giving the protein MESVFYGNDDEQFFDIYVNDDKSDKWLILVHGGYWRQKHTKENVNTLFEKFNTEGFNVVTVEYRRGKNKWPIPNDDVQAAIAKFKQSKYYHDNQEITLIGHSVGGQLALLNEANVDRVVALAPVTDVPFTYDYELGENAAKAYFGDDKALMKEASPIEKANLSATTLIIHGKNDDRVVVDNTFDFVRKFASANLDLFVFNDLPHMECVNPEHPVFSYLFEWVNK; this is encoded by the coding sequence ATGGAAAGCGTATTTTACGGTAATGATGATGAACAATTTTTCGATATTTATGTTAACGATGACAAAAGTGATAAATGGTTAATACTTGTGCACGGGGGTTATTGGCGTCAAAAACACACTAAAGAGAATGTTAATACACTATTCGAAAAGTTTAATACTGAAGGATTTAATGTCGTAACGGTAGAATATCGCCGTGGTAAAAACAAATGGCCTATACCTAACGATGATGTTCAAGCTGCGATAGCTAAATTCAAACAATCTAAGTATTATCACGATAACCAAGAAATTACACTTATAGGCCATTCAGTAGGAGGACAACTCGCATTGTTAAATGAAGCGAATGTTGATCGCGTAGTTGCTTTAGCGCCAGTTACTGATGTACCTTTCACTTATGATTATGAATTAGGAGAAAATGCTGCTAAAGCATATTTCGGTGACGATAAGGCATTAATGAAAGAAGCTTCCCCTATTGAAAAGGCGAACCTTTCGGCTACAACATTAATTATACATGGTAAGAATGACGATAGAGTCGTCGTCGACAATACATTCGATTTTGTACGCAAATTTGCGAGTGCTAATTTGGATTTATTCGTCTTCAATGACCTTCCTCATATGGAGTGTGTAAATCCTGAGCATCCAGTATTCTCTTACTTATTTGAGTGGGTTAATAAGTAA